In Dehalococcoidia bacterium, one DNA window encodes the following:
- a CDS encoding NAD+ synthase yields the protein MRNLRVGLAQVNVTVGDLKGNVEKIVRYIDCARALAVDVVAFPELAITGYPPEDLILRPQFIRNNLDALQEVVGKTTGVTAVVGFVDSDGEIYNAAAVIHDGRLVDVYRKQYLPNYGVFDEDRYFTPGSGCSIHEIAGVEVGVNICEDIWYPEGPAQAQSFAGAEVILNVSSSPFQAGKRLSRERMLSTRASDGTVMLCYLNLVGGQDELVFDGNSLVFDPEGRVLARALPFEEDLLVCDLNLDEVMQARLRGPRRRKERTALAVNSPAKVRVSAEPLHPDKPTLAARPVEPLDDVAEVYAALVLGTRDYVHKNGFRKVVIGLSGGVDSSLVAVVAVDALGAENVVGVSMPSRFSSPGSRRDAEALAENLGIELKSIPIEEAFSAYLHMLEPEFAGTEFDVAEENIQTRIRGNILMGLSNKFGWLVLVTGNKSEMATGYSTLYGDMAGGFAVIKDVPKTLVYKLAEYRNAREGRALIPETVFTKVPSAELRPGQVDQDTLPPYEVLDPILQAYVEEDKSLAEIVAMGFDETTVKRVITMVDRNEYKRRQAPPGVKITPRAFGRDRRLPIANRYRQW from the coding sequence ATGCGCAACCTCCGCGTCGGCCTCGCTCAGGTCAACGTCACCGTAGGCGACCTCAAGGGCAATGTCGAAAAGATAGTGCGCTACATTGACTGCGCCCGCGCCCTCGCCGTCGACGTCGTCGCTTTCCCTGAGCTCGCCATCACCGGCTACCCGCCTGAAGACCTCATCTTGCGTCCTCAGTTTATCCGCAACAACCTCGACGCCCTCCAGGAGGTCGTCGGCAAGACCACGGGCGTCACCGCCGTCGTCGGCTTCGTCGACTCCGACGGTGAGATCTACAACGCCGCCGCCGTCATCCACGACGGCCGCCTCGTCGACGTCTACCGCAAGCAGTACCTCCCCAACTACGGCGTCTTCGATGAGGACCGCTACTTCACTCCCGGCAGCGGCTGTTCAATTCACGAGATAGCGGGCGTCGAGGTCGGCGTGAACATCTGCGAGGACATCTGGTACCCCGAAGGGCCGGCGCAGGCGCAGTCGTTTGCGGGGGCGGAAGTCATCCTTAACGTTAGCTCTTCCCCCTTCCAAGCCGGCAAGCGCCTCTCCCGCGAGCGCATGCTCTCCACCCGCGCCAGCGACGGCACCGTCATGCTCTGCTATCTGAACCTGGTGGGCGGACAGGACGAGCTGGTCTTCGACGGCAACAGCCTGGTCTTCGACCCCGAAGGCCGGGTCCTGGCGCGGGCGCTCCCCTTCGAAGAAGACCTCCTGGTGTGCGACCTCAACCTCGACGAAGTGATGCAGGCCCGATTGCGCGGGCCCCGCCGGCGCAAGGAGAGGACGGCGCTGGCAGTCAATTCGCCGGCGAAGGTCCGGGTGTCCGCAGAGCCGTTGCATCCCGACAAGCCGACGCTGGCCGCGCGGCCCGTCGAGCCGCTGGACGATGTCGCCGAAGTGTACGCCGCCCTTGTGTTGGGGACGCGCGACTACGTCCACAAGAACGGCTTTCGCAAAGTAGTCATCGGCCTCTCGGGCGGCGTCGATTCCAGCCTTGTCGCCGTCGTCGCCGTCGATGCCCTGGGTGCCGAGAACGTGGTCGGCGTCTCCATGCCTTCGCGCTTCTCCTCGCCCGGCTCGCGCCGCGACGCGGAAGCGCTGGCGGAGAACCTCGGCATCGAGCTTAAGTCCATCCCCATCGAGGAGGCGTTCTCGGCGTACCTGCACATGCTCGAGCCCGAGTTCGCGGGCACTGAATTCGACGTGGCGGAGGAGAACATCCAGACGCGGATCCGCGGCAACATCCTTATGGGGCTGTCCAACAAGTTCGGCTGGCTCGTCCTCGTGACCGGCAACAAGAGCGAGATGGCGACCGGCTACTCCACCCTCTACGGCGACATGGCGGGCGGCTTCGCGGTGATAAAGGACGTCCCCAAGACTCTCGTGTACAAGCTGGCGGAGTACCGGAACGCGCGCGAGGGCCGCGCCCTCATTCCCGAGACCGTCTTCACGAAAGTGCCTTCGGCGGAGCTACGGCCAGGCCAGGTCGACCAGGACACGCTTCCCCCCTACGAGGTGCTCGACCCCATACTCCAGGCGTACGTGGAGGAGGACAAGAGCCTCGCCGAGATCGTCGCCATGGGCTTTGACGAAACGACGGTGAAGCGCGTGATCACGATGGTCGACCGGAACGAGTACAAGCGGCGGCAAGCGCCTCCGGGCGTCAAGATCACGCCCCGCGCCTTCGGCCGCGACCGGCGTCTCCCCATCGCCAACCGCTACCGCCAGTGGTAG